In a single window of the Helicobacter felis ATCC 49179 genome:
- a CDS encoding PTS sugar transporter subunit IIC, translating into MKDFLLKLLYGMALAVVIALAPNAILGALLKPYHHIHVIALFLDALVILQALVSLITGVLVGLAFQFDAKKSAMIGVATFVASGVVKHTQHGFMLVGIGDLLNVLIIATLAVLLTKWLGDKLGSLIAILQPIVISAFCGCLGLLILPYTTQITKEIGHLIVYFTQLHPLPMSVLISMSYAVIIISPISTVAVSLIIGINGLASGAANLGVTSTTAVLIIGSLLARNKIGVGLALLLGGMKMMIPNLFKAPIMYTCIIANGIVGGVITYVFQVTGDAKSAGFGIVGLIGPIKAYEEALIHNLDHPFMRVLFVYALFPFLSALILHFVCCKLFKGYSHRIYHFETT; encoded by the coding sequence GTGAAGGATTTCCTGCTTAAGCTTTTATATGGAATGGCTTTAGCAGTGGTGATCGCTTTGGCTCCCAATGCGATCTTAGGGGCTCTGTTAAAGCCTTATCATCATATCCATGTCATCGCTTTATTTTTAGACGCGTTGGTGATTTTGCAGGCCTTAGTGTCTCTCATTACAGGCGTGTTGGTAGGGCTTGCCTTTCAATTTGATGCCAAAAAGTCTGCGATGATTGGTGTGGCGACTTTTGTCGCCTCAGGGGTTGTCAAACACACCCAGCATGGATTTATGCTAGTTGGTATTGGCGATCTGCTCAATGTGCTCATCATCGCTACACTAGCTGTTTTGTTGACTAAATGGTTGGGTGATAAGCTTGGATCTCTCATAGCGATTTTACAACCCATTGTAATTTCTGCCTTTTGTGGGTGTTTGGGGCTTTTGATTTTGCCTTACACGACCCAGATCACCAAAGAAATTGGCCACTTGATTGTATATTTTACGCAACTCCACCCATTACCTATGAGTGTGCTCATCTCCATGTCTTATGCAGTCATCATCATTTCGCCTATTTCCACGGTAGCTGTGAGTTTGATCATTGGTATCAATGGTCTAGCCTCAGGAGCGGCTAATTTGGGCGTTACAAGCACGACCGCCGTGCTTATCATTGGTTCTTTGCTAGCGCGTAATAAAATTGGCGTAGGGTTAGCCCTTTTGCTTGGCGGAATGAAAATGATGATCCCCAATCTTTTTAAGGCTCCCATCATGTACACTTGCATTATTGCTAATGGCATTGTGGGAGGGGTTATCACTTATGTTTTTCAAGTTACCGGAGATGCTAAAAGCGCGGGGTTTGGTATTGTAGGGCTCATCGGTCCTATCAAAGCCTATGAAGAAGCCTTAATCCATAATTTGGATCACCCTTTTATGCGCGTGCTTTTTGTCTATGCACTGTTCCCCTTTTTAAGCGCACTAATTTTACATTTTGTCTGTTGTAAACTTTTTAAGGGCTACAGCCACCGCATTTATCATTTCGAGACAACTTAA
- a CDS encoding branched-chain amino acid aminotransferase: MVNLDWNNLGFEYVKTDFRFVAHYKNGAWSAGDLVKDNQITLHEASPALHYGQQCFEGLKAYRWQDGSINLFRPEENAKRLQKSCQRLLMPPVPLDLFLHACTQVAKANAKWVGPYGSGATLYIRPLVLGVGQGLGLRPAPEYMFLVFCAPVGPYFQGGMRPANFVVSEFDRAAPHGTGAVKVGGNYAGSLLPGKLAKEQGFSDCVYLDPATHTKIEEVGAANFFAISKKGAFVTPSSPSILPSITRMSLVHLAREKLDLEVVEGDVFINALEDYSEAGVCGTAAVILPVGGISYQGKLHVFYSQEKAGPITQKLYETLVGMQFGDLEAPQGWVVKVS; this comes from the coding sequence ATGGTCAATTTAGATTGGAATAATTTGGGTTTTGAGTATGTTAAAACAGATTTTCGTTTTGTAGCGCATTATAAAAATGGCGCATGGTCAGCGGGCGATTTAGTTAAAGATAACCAAATCACTTTGCACGAGGCCTCTCCGGCACTGCATTATGGGCAACAATGCTTTGAGGGTCTAAAAGCCTACCGGTGGCAAGATGGTTCGATCAATTTATTCCGCCCTGAGGAAAATGCCAAACGGCTTCAAAAATCCTGCCAACGCTTGTTGATGCCTCCTGTGCCCCTAGATTTGTTTCTCCATGCATGCACCCAAGTGGCTAAGGCCAATGCAAAATGGGTAGGGCCTTATGGATCGGGAGCGACACTTTATATCCGACCTTTAGTCTTGGGTGTGGGTCAGGGGTTAGGTCTACGTCCTGCGCCTGAATACATGTTTTTGGTTTTTTGCGCGCCTGTGGGGCCTTATTTTCAAGGGGGGATGCGCCCGGCTAATTTTGTTGTGTCTGAGTTTGATCGCGCCGCACCTCATGGCACGGGAGCTGTTAAAGTAGGAGGCAATTATGCGGGGAGTTTGCTCCCGGGCAAGTTGGCTAAAGAACAAGGTTTTAGCGACTGCGTCTATTTAGACCCCGCCACGCATACCAAGATCGAGGAAGTGGGAGCGGCTAATTTCTTTGCCATCTCTAAAAAAGGGGCTTTTGTTACCCCTTCTTCTCCCTCAATTTTGCCCAGTATCACGCGCATGTCCTTAGTGCATCTTGCTAGAGAAAAATTAGATTTAGAAGTGGTAGAGGGAGATGTTTTTATCAACGCGCTGGAGGATTATAGCGAGGCGGGCGTGTGTGGCACGGCGGCGGTGATTTTGCCCGTAGGAGGCATTTCTTATCAGGGTAAATTGCATGTATTTTATAGCCAAGAGAAGGCCGGACCCATTACCCAAAAACTTTATGAAACTTTAGTGGGCATGCAATTTGGCGACTTAGAGGCACCGCAAGGTTGGGTAGTTAAGGTTTCTTAG
- a CDS encoding DUF2470 domain-containing protein, with the protein MDKKHAMEILNSKQLVNLVKLLEKEGVHNATEVQVQDLNLTEMKIAYSKEGKQEVLTLKFPKKLENFEGIRDALISMLGIDAQASQEAPHAQGFQNADPNAHFGPQAGGFQGQMPFNQHGPAHGFGHAGFGMPFHGFPPVCGMFVWGFVPFYGFPMGGFQHHHAHMGGFSPMGNHAHMNHFHHMGHPQHMGNFQQPGQTPHGRGDHAQMGGQQMRGAPHAQAPASNPRGDAPQGRHS; encoded by the coding sequence ATGGACAAAAAACATGCGATGGAGATTTTAAACTCCAAACAACTCGTTAATTTGGTTAAGTTGCTTGAAAAAGAAGGTGTTCACAACGCTACAGAGGTGCAGGTGCAGGATTTGAATCTCACAGAGATGAAAATTGCTTACAGCAAAGAGGGCAAACAAGAAGTTCTTACTCTTAAATTCCCTAAAAAACTAGAAAACTTTGAAGGAATTAGGGATGCGCTCATCTCTATGCTAGGTATTGATGCCCAAGCTTCCCAAGAGGCCCCCCATGCACAAGGTTTCCAAAATGCCGATCCTAACGCGCACTTTGGACCTCAAGCAGGCGGTTTCCAAGGTCAAATGCCCTTTAACCAACACGGGCCTGCGCACGGATTTGGCCATGCCGGTTTTGGGATGCCCTTTCATGGTTTCCCCCCTGTTTGTGGCATGTTTGTATGGGGCTTTGTGCCTTTCTATGGATTCCCTATGGGTGGTTTCCAACACCACCATGCACATATGGGCGGATTTTCTCCCATGGGCAACCATGCACATATGAATCACTTCCACCATATGGGACACCCCCAACACATGGGCAACTTTCAACAACCAGGCCAAACACCCCATGGGAGAGGCGATCATGCACAAATGGGAGGTCAGCAAATGAGAGGCGCGCCCCACGCACAAGCCCCAGCAAGCAATCCTAGAGGAGATGCCCCTCAAGGTCGCCACTCTTAA
- a CDS encoding epoxyqueuosine reductase QueH: MCESKSALATSSPKSMLVHICCSVDSHYFLQELQKLYPDTRLMGFFYNPNIHPYEEYLLRLQDVKRSCARLGISLIEGDYTLQDWLEAIKGLEEEREKGARCNVCFDVRLETSAQMALMLGVNHFSTTLLSSPMKEQEVLRKQGGAIGEKYGLEFVYLNVRAQGGVEKQNALAKRDKLYRQNYCGCKFALNAQREAQNKPCMELISSLDKQIHPASIAQRLELFAQRDKLESQEQNYHLLQQSLQTYLLLRGVVRMGHKTLKSLILKRSMSKKITLKDLEVHTITLKPTLAEEILGARYSIPIEDTRIALGLSVKDETLFLDTEGVARLLDAPLKPLEQLTLSYAQELYIREKLVGAESIQPIVIIQDLDLLKNAHSPIILEIVAEFFTHKNFYLLN, encoded by the coding sequence ATGTGTGAATCTAAGAGCGCACTTGCTACAAGCTCTCCTAAAAGTATGCTGGTGCATATTTGTTGCTCGGTGGATAGCCATTATTTCCTCCAAGAGCTTCAAAAGCTCTACCCAGACACCCGCTTAATGGGCTTTTTCTATAATCCCAATATCCACCCTTATGAAGAGTATCTTTTAAGATTGCAGGATGTCAAACGCTCATGTGCGCGCTTGGGGATTTCTCTTATAGAGGGCGATTACACTCTGCAAGATTGGTTAGAAGCCATCAAAGGTTTAGAGGAGGAGAGGGAAAAGGGGGCGCGGTGCAATGTGTGTTTTGATGTGCGTTTGGAAACTAGCGCGCAAATGGCACTTATGCTAGGGGTGAATCATTTTAGCACTACATTACTCTCTAGCCCCATGAAAGAACAGGAAGTTTTAAGAAAACAGGGGGGCGCGATTGGAGAAAAATATGGCTTGGAATTTGTCTATCTGAATGTGCGCGCGCAAGGGGGGGTAGAAAAACAAAACGCTCTAGCCAAGAGAGATAAGCTTTATCGGCAAAATTATTGTGGGTGTAAGTTTGCTCTTAACGCTCAAAGAGAAGCGCAAAATAAACCATGTATGGAGCTAATAAGCTCCCTAGACAAACAAATCCACCCAGCTAGCATTGCCCAACGCTTAGAACTCTTTGCCCAAAGGGACAAATTAGAGTCGCAGGAGCAAAATTACCACTTATTGCAACAAAGTTTACAAACCTACTTGCTTTTAAGGGGAGTGGTGCGCATGGGCCATAAGACTCTTAAGAGTCTTATCTTAAAGCGTTCCATGTCTAAAAAGATCACCCTCAAAGATTTAGAAGTGCACACCATCACGCTAAAGCCTACCCTTGCTGAAGAAATTCTAGGGGCGCGCTATTCAATCCCTATTGAGGATACGCGCATTGCGCTAGGATTGAGTGTGAAAGATGAAACTCTATTTTTGGACACTGAAGGCGTAGCGCGCTTATTAGACGCGCCTTTAAAACCCCTTGAACAGCTTACGTTAAGTTATGCGCAAGAACTCTATATTCGTGAAAAACTTGTAGGAGCGGAGAGTATCCAGCCTATTGTCATCATTCAAGACCTCGATCTTCTCAAAAACGCTCATTCTCCTATCATTTTAGAGATTGTCGCAGAGTTTTTTACCCATAAAAATTTTTATCTTTTAAACTGA
- the gyrB gene encoding DNA topoisomerase (ATP-hydrolyzing) subunit B → MHSYMGDKIKVLKGLEAVRKRPGMYIGDTGVNGLHHMVYEVVDNAVDESMAGFCDHIKVTLSQYGSCIVEDNGRGIPVDIHPTEGIPAATVVLTILHAGGKFDQESYKVSGGLHGVGVSVVNALSIKLIMTIYREGQIYRQEFEKGIPTTPLEVVGTTKKRGTTIEFFPDPEIMEVVQFDSGVLKRRFQEMAYLNNKITLEFHDQPAQVHESYHYQDGLKQFIIDTQKTPLISEIIAFSAQVEGMEVEVALAYNESYEEQTFSFVNNIRTIEGGTHESGFKMGLSKAILSYIQESNSREGSSVVQEDVREGLSAIISLKLLDPQFEGQTKAKLGSSFVRPIIAKLVYEKVAKYFEENPSIAKAIVQKVLLAARGREAAKKAREITRKKDSLSVGTLPGKLADCQSKDPKECELYLVEGDSAGGSAKQGRDRAFQAILPLRGKILNVEKAHLGKILKSEEIKNMITAFGCGVGKEFNLEKLRYHKIIIMTDADVDGSHIQTLLMTFFFRHLKPLIEYGHVYIAQPPLYRFKKKKIERYLRDERELNHFLIEHGIDSMEIEGMGRNDLLDLLKTLSAYRSILQELEKRPILMEVLRYLVEHDIEGLSFPTLAERLEALLQGLQYRILTKQVFEQGAHFFVQTALGLVEINIEETLLQDALFLEAKALFARIAEIDTEVLGMDALDFLHKVEQSAKTGAYIQRYKGLGEMNPDQLWETTMALENRALLRVALEDEAKADEAFNLLMGDEVEPRREYIHTHAKDVKHLDV, encoded by the coding sequence ATGCACTCTTACATGGGCGATAAAATCAAAGTACTCAAAGGACTTGAGGCGGTCAGAAAACGCCCGGGCATGTATATTGGCGACACAGGGGTCAATGGCTTACACCACATGGTTTATGAGGTGGTGGATAATGCGGTCGATGAGAGCATGGCGGGCTTTTGCGATCACATCAAGGTAACTTTAAGCCAATATGGATCATGCATTGTAGAGGATAATGGGCGCGGAATCCCCGTAGATATCCACCCCACAGAGGGAATCCCCGCTGCCACGGTGGTGCTCACCATCTTACACGCCGGGGGCAAGTTTGATCAAGAAAGTTATAAAGTCTCTGGAGGGTTGCATGGCGTGGGGGTGAGTGTGGTCAATGCGCTCTCTATCAAGCTCATCATGACCATTTACAGAGAGGGGCAGATTTACCGCCAAGAATTTGAAAAGGGAATCCCCACCACCCCCCTAGAAGTGGTGGGCACGACTAAAAAGCGCGGGACCACTATTGAGTTTTTTCCCGATCCAGAAATTATGGAAGTGGTCCAATTTGATAGCGGGGTGCTCAAACGCCGTTTTCAAGAAATGGCGTATCTCAACAATAAAATTACCCTAGAGTTTCACGACCAGCCCGCCCAAGTGCATGAAAGTTACCACTATCAAGACGGCTTGAAACAATTCATTATAGACACCCAAAAAACCCCGCTCATCTCTGAGATCATCGCCTTTAGCGCGCAGGTGGAGGGCATGGAGGTGGAGGTCGCCCTAGCTTATAATGAGAGTTATGAAGAGCAGACCTTTAGCTTTGTGAATAATATCCGCACCATCGAGGGGGGCACGCATGAGAGCGGGTTTAAAATGGGCTTGAGCAAGGCGATTTTAAGCTACATCCAAGAGAGCAATAGCAGGGAGGGCTCTAGCGTGGTGCAAGAGGATGTCAGGGAGGGCTTGAGCGCGATCATCAGCCTTAAACTCTTAGACCCCCAATTTGAGGGGCAGACCAAAGCCAAGCTAGGGAGCTCCTTTGTGCGCCCCATCATCGCCAAACTGGTCTATGAAAAGGTGGCTAAATACTTTGAGGAAAACCCCAGTATCGCGAAGGCGATCGTGCAAAAGGTGCTTTTAGCCGCGCGCGGGCGCGAGGCTGCCAAAAAGGCGCGCGAGATCACGCGCAAAAAAGATTCTTTGAGTGTGGGCACTCTGCCGGGCAAGCTGGCCGATTGTCAGAGCAAAGACCCCAAAGAGTGCGAACTCTACTTAGTGGAAGGGGATAGCGCGGGGGGTTCAGCCAAACAGGGCAGGGATCGGGCTTTTCAGGCGATTTTGCCTTTAAGGGGTAAAATTCTCAATGTAGAAAAAGCGCATTTGGGCAAAATTCTTAAATCTGAAGAGATCAAGAACATGATCACCGCCTTTGGGTGCGGGGTGGGTAAGGAATTTAACTTAGAAAAATTGCGCTACCACAAGATTATCATCATGACGGATGCAGATGTGGATGGGAGTCATATCCAAACCTTGCTGATGACTTTCTTTTTCCGTCATCTAAAACCTTTGATCGAATATGGGCATGTCTATATCGCCCAACCTCCTTTATACCGCTTTAAGAAAAAGAAAATCGAGCGTTATTTGCGCGATGAGCGCGAACTCAACCATTTCTTGATCGAACATGGGATCGATAGCATGGAGATTGAAGGAATGGGGCGTAATGACCTTTTAGATTTGCTCAAAACCTTGAGCGCGTACCGCTCCATCTTGCAGGAGCTAGAAAAACGCCCCATCTTAATGGAAGTGTTGCGCTACCTAGTCGAACATGACATAGAGGGCTTGAGTTTCCCCACATTAGCTGAGCGCCTAGAAGCACTTTTGCAGGGCTTGCAATACCGCATTTTGACTAAACAGGTTTTTGAGCAGGGCGCGCATTTCTTTGTGCAAACCGCTTTAGGGCTTGTGGAGATCAATATTGAAGAAACCCTACTTCAAGACGCGTTATTTTTAGAGGCCAAGGCGTTATTTGCGCGCATTGCTGAAATCGATACAGAGGTCTTGGGCATGGACGCGTTGGACTTTTTACACAAGGTGGAGCAAAGCGCAAAGACAGGGGCCTATATCCAACGCTATAAAGGCTTGGGCGAGATGAATCCCGATCAACTTTGGGAAACCACGATGGCGCTAGAAAACCGCGCCCTTTTGCGCGTGGCTTTAGAAGATGAGGCAAAAGCCGATGAAGCCTTTAACTTGCTGATGGGCGATGAGGTCGAACCCAGACGCGAATACATTCACACGCATGCCAAAGATGTGAAGCATTTAGATGTGTGA
- the dnaA gene encoding chromosomal replication initiator protein DnaA: MIEQIWDALKLGVSEYEFKTYMRLLHYDAHASKADLFVFYAPNVLLCHYISTKYRTLLEDTIGAHKGYKVQVQVRPKSQQQTTPPKPLMVAKNNPTLNPVFRFDTLVVGACNQMAVKIATQVARQSGVYNPVLFFGGVGLGKTHLLNAIGNHACDQLKSVLYVTAEQFLNDYVSGLNSRSMDKFQEKYRSCDYLLIDDVQFFAGKEKVQEEFFHTFNALHAQNKQIVITSDKPPKDIKGLAERLLSRFEMGMLASVHPPTLETKLAIIEQKCAQDQIELPQEVLHYLASHLNENIRQIEGTLLRLNATATLSHQPISLQMAQSVVQETCKERAQEISLERILRVVASTLNLKPSQIQSNARTRQVSLAKKSVIYLARQLTPNSSSVIAQFLGLKDHSAVSKSLRLIQKAMLEDTQIKLLLEEMAHKLQTHN; this comes from the coding sequence TTGATCGAACAGATTTGGGACGCGCTCAAATTAGGCGTGAGTGAGTACGAGTTTAAAACCTATATGCGCCTCTTGCATTATGACGCGCACGCCTCTAAAGCCGATCTCTTTGTCTTTTACGCGCCCAATGTGTTGCTATGCCACTATATCAGCACCAAATACCGCACGCTCTTAGAGGATACCATCGGCGCGCACAAGGGCTATAAGGTGCAGGTGCAGGTGCGCCCTAAAAGCCAACAGCAAACCACCCCCCCCAAACCCCTTATGGTGGCTAAGAATAACCCCACTCTTAACCCCGTTTTCCGTTTTGATACCTTGGTAGTGGGGGCGTGTAACCAAATGGCAGTCAAAATCGCTACCCAAGTGGCACGCCAAAGCGGGGTCTATAACCCTGTGCTTTTCTTTGGGGGCGTGGGTTTGGGTAAAACCCATTTGCTCAATGCCATTGGCAATCACGCCTGCGATCAACTTAAAAGCGTGCTCTATGTTACAGCCGAGCAATTTCTCAATGACTATGTCTCAGGTCTAAATAGCCGTAGCATGGACAAATTCCAAGAAAAATACCGCTCCTGTGATTATCTCTTAATCGATGATGTGCAGTTTTTTGCGGGCAAGGAAAAGGTGCAAGAGGAGTTTTTTCATACCTTTAACGCTTTGCACGCCCAAAATAAGCAGATTGTGATAACCTCAGACAAACCTCCCAAAGATATTAAGGGACTAGCCGAGCGACTCCTCTCGCGCTTTGAGATGGGCATGTTGGCTAGCGTGCATCCCCCTACTTTAGAGACCAAACTTGCCATCATTGAGCAAAAATGCGCCCAAGATCAGATAGAACTCCCTCAAGAGGTGTTGCACTATTTAGCCAGCCATTTAAACGAGAATATCCGCCAAATTGAGGGCACGCTTTTAAGGCTGAACGCTACGGCAACTCTGAGCCACCAACCCATTAGCCTACAGATGGCACAAAGTGTGGTGCAAGAAACATGTAAAGAGCGCGCCCAAGAGATCAGCTTAGAGCGCATTTTGCGCGTGGTCGCCTCTACCCTCAACCTCAAACCCTCCCAAATTCAGAGCAACGCGCGCACGCGTCAGGTCAGTTTGGCTAAAAAAAGCGTGATCTATCTAGCGCGCCAGCTCACCCCCAACTCCTCCAGCGTGATCGCGCAGTTTCTAGGGCTTAAAGATCATAGTGCGGTGAGCAAATCTCTACGGCTGATTCAAAAGGCGATGCTAGAGGATACACAAATTAAACTCCTCTTAGAAGAGATGGCACACAAGCTCCAAACCCATAACTAG
- a CDS encoding heavy metal translocating P-type ATPase — MQKYHFTGLDCPDCANKLESALNKQSYVQEARVVFNTNTLYLKTQDMPKALALIKQLEPDMELSEQVQSEAKPSAIPLLLSVVLYLIAVATIHFSAQNWALHLSYALLAGVYLVAGKDVFLGALRAIRNKQFFDENTLMLSATIAAFGVGAHEEAVSIMVFYSAGEFLQQLAIARSKQSLHALLDVAPNHAVRKVGQELQEVEPSALAIGDVVIVKVGEKIPTDGVVLRGESLLDQKALTGESLPVNVKEHSAVLGGSINLKGVLEIQVSKLYADSSVAKIVDLVSNAVSQKSQTEKFITTFARYYTPAVFAIALLIALVPPLLGHGDFDTWIYRGLFALMVSCPCALVISVPLGYFGGVGAASRAGILIKSVQTLEALSQVKNIAFDKTGTLSKGEFNVIDVVPIAPFSKEDVLQHATCAQILSTHPIAISIQKAYKRQCQHEVKDYQEIGGLGVQASCHSHLIIAGNDKMLHKYNIPHDTCSLEGTIVHVAVDGKHIGYIVVADTLKDNAKECLDGLKHAGIEHMCILSGDHEYSTKRVAKELDCPYYANLLPEDKLNAFKDFQAQHAHKSMFVGDGINDAPTLARADVSMSMGSASQISKESADIVITNNSLESVLKVFKIAKKTKRIIIENIIFALAIKAMFIVLGLSGDASLWEAVLGDVGVTLIALANSMRTMRI, encoded by the coding sequence ATGCAAAAATACCATTTCACCGGGTTAGATTGCCCCGATTGCGCCAACAAACTAGAAAGCGCACTCAATAAACAAAGCTATGTCCAAGAGGCGCGCGTGGTGTTTAACACCAACACGCTCTATCTTAAAACCCAAGACATGCCCAAAGCCCTAGCCCTCATCAAACAATTAGAACCCGATATGGAGCTCTCAGAGCAAGTCCAAAGCGAGGCTAAACCCAGCGCGATACCTTTACTTCTTAGTGTTGTGCTCTATTTGATTGCGGTAGCCACCATCCACTTTAGTGCCCAAAATTGGGCGCTTCATTTGAGTTACGCGCTCTTGGCTGGGGTGTATCTAGTAGCGGGCAAAGATGTTTTTTTGGGCGCACTGCGCGCCATTAGAAATAAACAATTTTTTGATGAAAACACGCTCATGCTCAGTGCCACTATTGCCGCCTTTGGGGTGGGTGCGCATGAGGAAGCCGTCTCTATTATGGTCTTTTACTCCGCTGGGGAGTTTTTACAACAACTTGCCATCGCGCGCTCCAAACAATCCCTGCACGCGCTCTTAGATGTCGCGCCCAACCACGCGGTGCGCAAAGTAGGGCAGGAATTACAAGAGGTCGAACCTAGCGCATTAGCAATCGGAGATGTAGTTATCGTCAAGGTGGGGGAGAAAATCCCCACCGATGGTGTGGTGCTCCGTGGGGAGAGTTTGCTAGATCAAAAGGCCCTTACAGGCGAATCTCTACCCGTGAATGTCAAGGAACACAGCGCGGTGTTAGGGGGAAGCATCAATCTTAAAGGGGTGCTAGAAATCCAAGTCAGTAAGCTCTATGCAGATTCTTCGGTGGCTAAGATTGTGGATTTAGTCTCTAATGCGGTGAGTCAGAAATCCCAAACCGAGAAATTTATCACCACTTTTGCGCGCTACTACACCCCTGCGGTGTTTGCAATCGCTCTTTTAATCGCCCTTGTCCCCCCCTTGCTAGGACATGGGGACTTTGACACTTGGATTTATCGCGGGCTCTTTGCCTTGATGGTGAGTTGCCCTTGTGCTTTGGTAATCTCTGTGCCTTTGGGATATTTTGGGGGCGTGGGGGCGGCTAGCCGTGCGGGCATTTTGATTAAAAGTGTGCAAACTCTGGAAGCACTTAGTCAGGTGAAAAATATTGCCTTTGATAAAACGGGCACTTTGAGTAAGGGAGAGTTTAATGTCATAGATGTCGTGCCCATCGCGCCCTTTAGTAAAGAAGATGTACTCCAACACGCCACCTGTGCGCAAATTCTCTCCACCCACCCCATCGCGATCTCCATTCAAAAAGCCTACAAACGCCAATGCCAGCACGAGGTCAAGGACTACCAAGAGATCGGCGGGCTAGGCGTGCAGGCTAGTTGCCACTCCCACCTTATCATTGCGGGTAATGATAAGATGTTGCACAAATACAACATTCCCCATGACACCTGCAGTTTAGAGGGCACGATCGTGCATGTGGCTGTGGATGGGAAACATATAGGCTATATCGTGGTAGCAGACACGCTTAAAGACAATGCTAAAGAGTGTTTAGATGGACTCAAGCACGCGGGCATTGAGCACATGTGTATTTTGAGCGGGGATCACGAATACAGCACTAAGCGCGTGGCTAAGGAATTGGATTGTCCCTATTATGCAAACCTCTTGCCTGAGGACAAACTCAACGCCTTTAAAGACTTCCAAGCCCAGCACGCCCATAAAAGCATGTTTGTGGGCGATGGAATCAACGATGCGCCCACGCTCGCGCGTGCGGATGTGAGCATGAGCATGGGGAGTGCGAGCCAAATTAGCAAGGAGAGCGCGGACATTGTGATCACCAATAACTCCTTAGAATCTGTGCTCAAAGTCTTTAAAATCGCCAAAAAGACCAAGCGAATCATCATTGAAAATATTATCTTTGCGCTAGCAATCAAGGCGATGTTTATTGTCTTAGGTCTTTCTGGCGATGCTTCTTTATGGGAAGCGGTCCTTGGAGATGTAGGCGTAACCTTGATCGCGCTGGCTAATTCTATGCGCACCATGCGTATTTAA